In Saccharothrix violaceirubra, the following are encoded in one genomic region:
- a CDS encoding M28 family metallopeptidase, giving the protein MSARTGIRRAAILAASASLALATAPIADAAPALDGPALAKKLTKAVSAEGVNRHLIAFQRIADRNAGNRSAGTSGYDASVDYVAGKLRAAGFDVDTPTFTYPVQVTDAATAKVGAASYEAIALTLSPQTPVGGITGPLRAVPQDATPGCEADDFAGQDFKGAVAVIRRGACTFDIKHRNAAAAGAIGVIVANNIDGKLSGVTLGTPGVVPTGGVSKADGDKLFAAAGQSVTLDLRYHEEQKVSRNVIATTKTGRRDNLVFAGAHLDSVANGAGINDNGSGSAGLLETALQLGSSPKLNNAVRFGWWGAEELGLIGSTKYVQSLTFEQQLDIALYLNFDMIGSPNAAYFVYDGDNSDAVGEPAGPYGSAQIEKAFVDYLTVEKKVQVEGTDFSGRSDYGEFIKHGIPAGGLFTGAEGIKTPEQVAKWGGTAGVAYDPNYHGKGDNLGNIDRVALDRNADALAWVTASYAISTESVNGVPARAIRAKARAASKSFHVEEHHTHDATS; this is encoded by the coding sequence ATGTCAGCTAGAACCGGGATCCGACGCGCGGCCATCCTCGCGGCGTCGGCTTCCCTCGCCCTGGCCACCGCACCGATCGCCGACGCGGCACCCGCGCTCGACGGTCCGGCGCTGGCGAAGAAGCTCACCAAGGCCGTGTCCGCGGAAGGGGTCAACCGCCACCTGATCGCCTTCCAGCGGATCGCCGACCGCAACGCCGGCAACCGATCCGCGGGCACCTCCGGCTACGACGCGAGCGTCGACTACGTCGCTGGCAAGCTGCGCGCGGCCGGCTTCGACGTCGACACGCCGACGTTCACCTACCCCGTGCAGGTCACGGACGCGGCGACGGCCAAGGTCGGTGCCGCGTCGTACGAGGCCATCGCGCTCACGCTGTCGCCGCAGACCCCGGTCGGCGGCATCACCGGCCCGCTGCGCGCCGTGCCCCAGGACGCCACTCCGGGCTGCGAGGCCGACGACTTCGCGGGCCAGGACTTCAAGGGTGCCGTCGCCGTGATCCGGCGTGGCGCGTGCACGTTCGACATCAAGCACCGCAACGCCGCCGCGGCCGGTGCCATCGGCGTCATCGTGGCCAACAACATCGACGGCAAGCTGTCGGGCGTCACGCTGGGCACGCCCGGCGTCGTCCCGACCGGCGGCGTCTCGAAGGCGGACGGCGACAAGCTGTTCGCCGCCGCCGGCCAGTCCGTCACGCTCGACCTGCGCTACCACGAGGAGCAGAAGGTCTCGCGCAACGTCATCGCCACGACCAAGACCGGTCGGCGGGACAACCTCGTGTTCGCGGGCGCGCACCTGGACAGCGTCGCGAACGGCGCGGGCATCAACGACAACGGCTCCGGCTCGGCCGGTCTGCTGGAGACCGCGTTGCAGCTGGGCAGCTCGCCGAAGCTGAACAACGCGGTGCGCTTCGGCTGGTGGGGCGCCGAGGAGCTGGGCCTGATCGGCTCGACGAAGTACGTGCAGTCGCTGACGTTCGAGCAGCAGCTCGACATCGCGCTGTACCTGAACTTCGACATGATCGGCTCGCCGAACGCGGCGTACTTCGTCTACGACGGCGACAACTCCGACGCGGTGGGCGAGCCCGCCGGCCCGTACGGCTCGGCGCAGATCGAGAAGGCGTTCGTCGACTACCTGACCGTCGAGAAGAAGGTCCAGGTCGAGGGCACCGACTTCTCGGGTCGTTCGGACTACGGCGAGTTCATCAAGCACGGCATCCCCGCCGGCGGCCTGTTCACCGGCGCGGAGGGCATCAAGACGCCCGAGCAGGTCGCCAAGTGGGGCGGCACCGCGGGCGTCGCCTACGACCCGAACTACCACGGCAAGGGCGACAACCTGGGCAACATCGACCGGGTGGCGCTCGACCGCAACGCGGACGCCCTGGCCTGGGTGACCGCGTCGTACGCGATCAGCACCGAGTCCGTGAACGGCGTCCCGGCCCGCGCGATCCGCGCGAAGGCCCGTGCCGCGTCGAAGTCCTTCCACGTGGAGGAGCACCACACCCACGACGCCACGTCGTGA
- a CDS encoding NAD(P)H-quinone oxidoreductase: MHAITVKAPGGPDVMEWTELRDPEPGPGEVLLDVAATAVNRADLLQRQGHYPPPPGASEIIGLEASGVVAALGEGVTGWRVGDEVCALLAGGGYATKVAVPAGQLLPVPAGVDLVTAASLPEVACTVWSNLVLHARLRAGETLLVHGGAGGIGTHAIQVGKALGARVAVTAGSADRLARCAELGADVLVNHREQDFVAEVGGADVVLDNMGAAYLSRNVAVLNPDGRLVVIGMQGGRKAELDLGKLLAKRATVTGTGLRARPLDGPSGKARIIAEVRENLWPLVAAGRVKPVVHAVYPLAEAAAAHRAMDDGSVVGKLVLTA, translated from the coding sequence ATGCACGCGATCACCGTGAAGGCACCCGGCGGACCGGACGTGATGGAGTGGACGGAGCTTCGGGACCCCGAACCGGGTCCGGGCGAGGTGCTGCTGGACGTCGCCGCGACCGCCGTGAACCGCGCCGACCTGCTGCAACGCCAGGGCCACTACCCGCCGCCGCCCGGTGCGTCGGAGATCATCGGACTGGAGGCGTCGGGCGTGGTCGCGGCGCTCGGCGAGGGCGTCACGGGGTGGCGGGTCGGGGACGAGGTGTGCGCACTGCTCGCGGGCGGCGGCTACGCGACGAAGGTGGCCGTGCCCGCCGGCCAACTGCTGCCGGTGCCGGCGGGCGTCGACCTGGTGACGGCCGCGTCCCTGCCCGAGGTGGCGTGCACGGTGTGGTCGAACCTCGTGCTGCACGCCCGACTCCGGGCCGGTGAGACGCTGCTCGTGCACGGTGGCGCGGGCGGGATCGGCACGCACGCGATCCAGGTCGGCAAGGCGCTCGGCGCCCGGGTCGCGGTGACGGCCGGTTCGGCGGACCGCCTGGCCCGGTGCGCGGAGTTGGGCGCGGACGTGCTCGTGAACCACCGCGAGCAGGACTTCGTCGCCGAGGTCGGCGGCGCGGACGTCGTGCTGGACAACATGGGCGCGGCCTACCTGTCACGCAACGTCGCCGTGCTCAACCCGGACGGTCGCCTGGTCGTGATCGGCATGCAGGGTGGCCGCAAGGCCGAATTGGACCTGGGAAAGCTGTTGGCCAAACGCGCGACGGTCACCGGGACGGGATTGCGCGCCCGCCCGCTCGACGGCCCGAGCGGCAAGGCGCGCATCATCGCGGAAGTGCGCGAGAACCTGTGGCCACTCGTCGCGGCCGGCCGCGTGAAACCGGTCGTGCACGCCGTGTACCCGTTGGCCGAGGCCGCCGCCGCCCACCGGGCGATGGACGACGGCAGCGTGGTGGGCAAACTCGTCCTCACCGCCTGA
- a CDS encoding Crp/Fnr family transcriptional regulator — MATPAPRWLRGSMLDLLPPPFDSELLRLGRSTQFDVGATLVEQGARESPVLVLVGGVVKMTRTARQDSPPMLISLRMPGEALGVATAWLGKQSHVTYTAAKASNVVAIPREAFTKFVRDHEPVMNALCAVLASEACLRDASLAYATMGVEARLIAFLGRQQLLGGVSTPAGIKISLGLSQADFAAAIGASQPAVAKALAKLRNAGVLTVGYRSVYIRKRLGPESPPVRR; from the coding sequence GTGGCGACTCCCGCGCCGCGCTGGCTGCGGGGCAGCATGCTCGACCTGCTGCCCCCACCGTTCGACTCGGAACTGCTCAGACTCGGCCGGTCGACCCAGTTCGACGTCGGCGCCACGTTGGTCGAACAGGGTGCCCGGGAATCACCGGTGCTCGTCCTCGTCGGCGGCGTCGTGAAGATGACGCGGACCGCGCGGCAGGACAGCCCGCCGATGCTCATCTCCCTGCGCATGCCCGGCGAAGCCCTGGGTGTCGCGACCGCGTGGCTCGGCAAGCAGAGCCACGTCACGTACACGGCGGCCAAAGCCTCCAATGTCGTGGCCATTCCGCGTGAAGCGTTCACCAAATTCGTTCGCGACCACGAACCGGTGATGAACGCGTTGTGCGCCGTTCTCGCGAGCGAGGCGTGCCTGCGTGACGCCTCGCTCGCCTACGCGACCATGGGCGTGGAGGCGCGGCTGATCGCTTTTCTCGGCCGTCAGCAGTTACTCGGCGGCGTTTCCACTCCTGCGGGAATCAAGATCTCGCTCGGGCTGAGCCAGGCCGATTTCGCGGCGGCCATCGGCGCCTCCCAGCCTGCCGTCGCGAAAGCACTCGCCAAGCTCCGGAACGCGGGTGTGCTGACCGTCGGCTACCGGTCGGTGTACATCAGGAAACGGCTCGGTCCGGAATCGCCGCCGGTCAGGCGGTGA
- a CDS encoding class I SAM-dependent methyltransferase: MERELADLAALVRLAPLMTEYLPTTADELGPAALVALVDEVLLGSRTVAVECGCGASSVLLARLLARRGYGHLLSIEHDERTAAFVASQLRREGLGHVARVVHAPLARHPAAIADTPWYHPGLVHEEVSTYVERFGLVDLLLVDGPRPGTARYPALPVFRGVLAPGAAVLADDMDEPGGPEVLVRWAEEFDLRFTPHERTSLSTATALA, translated from the coding sequence TTGGAGCGGGAGTTGGCCGATCTGGCGGCACTGGTCCGGCTGGCACCCCTGATGACGGAGTACCTGCCCACGACGGCCGACGAACTCGGCCCGGCCGCCCTGGTCGCGCTGGTCGACGAGGTGCTGCTCGGTTCGCGCACGGTCGCGGTGGAGTGCGGGTGCGGCGCGTCGTCGGTGCTCCTGGCCCGCCTGCTGGCCCGGAGGGGGTACGGGCACCTGCTGTCGATCGAGCACGACGAGCGCACGGCCGCGTTCGTGGCGAGCCAACTGCGCCGTGAGGGACTCGGCCACGTCGCCCGCGTCGTGCACGCACCGCTGGCCCGCCACCCGGCCGCGATCGCCGACACCCCCTGGTACCACCCGGGCCTGGTGCACGAGGAGGTGTCGACATACGTGGAGCGCTTCGGCCTGGTCGACCTGCTGCTCGTCGACGGCCCCCGACCGGGCACGGCCCGTTATCCCGCACTGCCCGTGTTCCGCGGCGTGCTGGCCCCGGGCGCGGCCGTGCTGGCTGACGACATGGACGAGCCCGGCGGCCCTGAGGTATTGGTCCGCTGGGCGGAGGAGTTCGACCTGCGCTTCACCCCGCACGAGCGCACTTCGCTGTCGACGGCGACCGCATTGGCCTAG
- a CDS encoding cysteine desulfurase-like protein: MAFDVARVRGLFPALGDGWVHLDAPAGMQVPEQVATAVSTALRAPVSGPGGIFPASQRAEAIVDAARRAVADLVGADPAGVVLGPSSAVLLSRLADAVSDTWFLGDEVVVSRLDHPANIAPWQRAAQRTGSVVRWAEVDIETCELPAWQYDELITDKCKLVAVTAASGSVGTRPDLRKIAEAARRTDALVVVDASAAAPFVPLDITSMNADVVAVSANTWGGPPVGALVFRDPSRLDLLPSVAVEPGARGPERLELGPHAYPLLAGLVASVEYLAGLDDASVGPRRERVLTSLGSVKAYQAGLLANLINELRSLRHVMVIGDAMRRVPALAFTVAGVKAGDCVEHLSERGVCAFADSGQHGVFSVLGVGEVGGAVRVGLAHYTNAVEVDELVRAVAELG; this comes from the coding sequence ATGGCGTTCGACGTCGCACGGGTCCGCGGTCTGTTCCCCGCGCTCGGCGACGGCTGGGTGCACCTGGACGCTCCTGCGGGCATGCAGGTACCCGAGCAGGTGGCCACTGCCGTCTCCACGGCGCTTCGCGCACCGGTCTCCGGGCCTGGCGGCATCTTCCCCGCGTCGCAACGCGCCGAGGCCATCGTCGACGCCGCCCGCCGCGCGGTCGCCGACCTCGTCGGCGCCGACCCGGCCGGCGTCGTGCTCGGCCCGAGTTCGGCCGTGCTGCTGTCCCGCCTGGCGGACGCCGTGTCCGACACGTGGTTCCTCGGCGACGAGGTCGTGGTGTCCCGGCTGGACCACCCGGCCAACATCGCGCCGTGGCAACGCGCCGCGCAGCGCACCGGCAGCGTCGTGCGCTGGGCCGAGGTCGACATCGAGACGTGCGAACTGCCCGCGTGGCAGTACGACGAGCTGATCACGGACAAGTGCAAGCTGGTCGCCGTGACCGCCGCGTCGGGCTCGGTGGGCACCCGTCCCGACCTGCGCAAGATCGCCGAAGCCGCGCGCCGCACCGACGCCCTGGTCGTCGTGGACGCCTCGGCCGCCGCGCCGTTCGTGCCGCTGGACATCACGTCGATGAACGCCGACGTCGTCGCCGTGTCGGCCAACACGTGGGGCGGCCCGCCCGTGGGCGCCCTGGTCTTCCGCGACCCGTCCCGGCTGGACCTGCTGCCGTCGGTGGCCGTGGAGCCGGGAGCGCGGGGTCCCGAACGTCTGGAACTCGGCCCGCACGCGTATCCGCTGCTGGCCGGACTCGTTGCCTCCGTCGAGTACCTGGCGGGGTTGGACGACGCGTCGGTGGGTCCGCGGCGCGAGCGCGTGCTGACCTCGCTGGGTTCGGTGAAGGCGTACCAGGCGGGACTTCTGGCTAATCTCATCAACGAACTGCGGTCGCTACGCCACGTGATGGTCATCGGCGACGCCATGCGACGGGTGCCGGCGCTGGCGTTCACGGTGGCCGGCGTCAAGGCGGGCGACTGTGTCGAGCACCTGTCCGAGCGCGGGGTGTGCGCGTTCGCCGACTCCGGTCAGCACGGCGTGTTCTCCGTGCTCGGCGTCGGCGAGGTCGGCGGCGCCGTCCGCGTCGGGCTGGCGCACTACACGAACGCGGTCGAGGTGGACGAACTGGTCAGAGCGGTGGCCGAACTGGGCTGA
- a CDS encoding bacterial proteasome activator family protein: MSEGREKERHVVVVGPDGTPVTTARVPAGEEDAPGITDLVEQPAKVMRIGTMIKQLLEEVRAAPLDEASRNRLKEIHKRSVLELEDGLAPELREELERLSLPFTEEGTPSDAELRIAQAQLVGWLEGVFHGIQTALFAQQMSARAQLEQMRGRALPAGSSGEHEHGPNPRGTGQYL; encoded by the coding sequence ATGAGCGAGGGACGCGAAAAAGAACGCCACGTCGTGGTCGTCGGCCCGGACGGCACCCCGGTCACCACCGCGCGGGTACCGGCCGGCGAGGAGGACGCACCCGGCATCACCGACCTGGTCGAACAGCCCGCCAAGGTGATGCGCATCGGCACGATGATCAAGCAGCTCCTGGAGGAGGTGCGTGCCGCTCCCCTGGACGAGGCCAGCCGCAACCGCCTCAAGGAGATCCACAAGCGCTCGGTCCTCGAACTGGAGGACGGCCTGGCGCCCGAGCTGCGCGAGGAGCTGGAGCGCCTGTCGCTGCCGTTCACCGAGGAGGGCACGCCGAGCGACGCCGAGCTGCGCATCGCCCAGGCACAGCTCGTCGGCTGGCTGGAGGGCGTCTTCCACGGCATCCAGACCGCGCTGTTCGCCCAGCAGATGTCGGCACGCGCCCAGCTCGAGCAGATGCGTGGACGTGCGCTGCCCGCCGGATCGTCGGGCGAGCACGAGCACGGCCCCAACCCGCGCGGAACCGGTCAGTACCTCTGA
- a CDS encoding class I SAM-dependent methyltransferase, translating to MLDNLRRALRADQVRRTLRDKVTRAIDEVVGPYHRAQAAELDRVSRELADVREELRRQSDRIAEDTRRFEVRARRDLVFAGEQEAALESARFVREVMPTVPQFGHPHATLEYALSLVAADGLALEFGVYTGTTLKIIAQALEDRGVFGFDSFEGLPEDWRNGFPAGMFSVDGLPDVPGAELVPGWFDDTLPGFLAEHPEPVAFLHVDCDLYSSTRTVLDLVGPRLVPGSVIVFDEYFNFPGWQQHEHLAWTEYVERSGLEFSYEGYTYDNEQVVMKVTSVLTPATER from the coding sequence GTGCTCGACAACCTCCGGCGGGCTCTGCGCGCCGACCAGGTCAGGCGGACGCTGCGCGACAAGGTGACCCGCGCGATCGACGAGGTCGTCGGCCCCTACCACCGAGCGCAGGCGGCCGAACTCGACCGGGTCAGCAGGGAACTCGCCGACGTGCGCGAGGAGTTGCGCCGCCAGTCCGACCGGATCGCCGAGGACACCCGTCGGTTCGAGGTGCGCGCCCGCCGCGACCTGGTGTTCGCGGGTGAGCAGGAAGCCGCGCTGGAAAGCGCGCGGTTCGTCCGCGAGGTGATGCCGACCGTGCCCCAGTTCGGGCACCCGCACGCCACGCTGGAGTACGCGTTGTCCCTGGTGGCCGCGGACGGGCTCGCCTTGGAGTTCGGCGTGTACACCGGCACGACCCTCAAGATCATCGCGCAGGCGCTGGAGGACCGCGGCGTCTTCGGCTTCGACTCGTTCGAGGGTCTGCCCGAGGACTGGCGCAACGGCTTCCCGGCCGGGATGTTCAGCGTCGACGGCCTGCCCGACGTGCCCGGCGCGGAACTGGTGCCCGGCTGGTTCGACGACACCCTGCCCGGCTTCCTCGCCGAGCACCCGGAGCCGGTGGCGTTCCTGCACGTCGACTGCGACCTGTACTCGTCGACGCGGACCGTGCTCGACCTGGTCGGACCGCGATTGGTGCCGGGCAGCGTGATCGTGTTCGACGAGTACTTCAACTTCCCGGGGTGGCAGCAGCACGAACACCTCGCCTGGACGGAGTACGTCGAGCGGTCCGGCCTGGAGTTCAGCTACGAGGGGTACACGTACGACAACGAACAGGTGGTCATGAAGGTGACCAGTGTGCTGACGCCCGCTACGGAGCGGTGA
- the wzm gene encoding galactan export ABC transporter permease subunit Wzm/RfbD: protein MQHTSTVAPSAPPPAPDSRTFARAFADVRDAWRNRELWGHLGWQDIKQRYRRSLIGPLWITISMGTTALALGLLYSQLFNQQLPTFLPYVTAGFVIWNFILGVVSEGTDVFIANEGLIKHLPAPMTVHVLRMVWRQVLFFVHNLAVYVVVVAIFFPALTKPYTMEGENVVQPGIGWDILLAIPAFALIVVNAVWVALLFGIISTRFRDIPPVIHSFINLIFFMTPIVWHTGVLNKVTNGEGSWRVLIAELNPIYHYVEIVRAPLLGHQQSWHHWVVVGALTLVGWALALVALRNYRARVSYWV, encoded by the coding sequence GTGCAGCACACGAGTACGGTCGCGCCGTCGGCGCCACCCCCGGCACCCGATTCCCGCACGTTCGCGCGGGCGTTCGCCGACGTCCGCGACGCCTGGCGCAATCGCGAACTGTGGGGCCACCTGGGGTGGCAGGACATCAAGCAGCGCTACCGCCGGTCGCTCATCGGTCCGTTGTGGATCACCATCTCGATGGGCACCACGGCGCTGGCGCTCGGCCTGCTCTACTCGCAGCTGTTCAACCAACAGCTCCCGACGTTCCTCCCGTACGTCACGGCCGGGTTCGTCATCTGGAACTTCATCCTCGGCGTGGTGTCCGAGGGCACGGACGTGTTCATCGCCAACGAGGGGCTCATCAAGCACCTCCCCGCGCCGATGACCGTGCACGTGCTGCGCATGGTCTGGCGCCAGGTGCTGTTCTTCGTGCACAACCTGGCCGTGTACGTGGTCGTGGTCGCGATCTTCTTCCCGGCGCTGACCAAGCCCTACACGATGGAGGGCGAGAACGTCGTCCAGCCCGGTATCGGGTGGGACATCCTCCTGGCGATCCCCGCGTTCGCGCTCATCGTGGTCAACGCGGTGTGGGTCGCGCTGCTGTTCGGCATCATCAGCACGCGGTTCCGGGACATCCCCCCGGTGATCCACAGCTTCATCAACCTGATCTTCTTCATGACGCCGATCGTGTGGCACACCGGCGTGCTCAACAAGGTCACGAACGGCGAGGGCAGCTGGCGCGTCCTGATCGCCGAGCTGAACCCGATCTACCACTACGTGGAGATCGTGCGCGCGCCCCTGCTCGGCCACCAGCAGAGCTGGCACCACTGGGTCGTCGTCGGAGCCCTGACCCTGGTCGGCTGGGCTCTCGCACTCGTGGCGCTGCGCAACTACCGTGCCCGCGTCTCCTACTGGGTCTGA
- the wzt gene encoding galactan export ABC transporter ATP-binding subunit Wzt/RfbE: MVSIDVWNASVDFPIFDAKSRSLKKLALGKVGGKIGSEGRVPIIEALHDITLSLKHGDRVGLVGHNGAGKSTLLRLLSGIYEPTRGSARISGKVAPVFDLGVGMDPEISGYENIMIRGLFLGMSRKEMEKRVDDIAEFTELGDYLSMPLRTYSTGMRVRLALGVVTSIDPEILLLDEGIGAVDAAFMAKARDRLNDLVKRSGILVFASHSDEFLVELCNSAIWMDEGRVKMFGGLREVVTTYKGRDPYEHLDAETLARIGQTHALSGNGGE, from the coding sequence ATGGTCAGCATCGACGTCTGGAACGCCTCGGTCGACTTCCCGATCTTCGACGCCAAGTCGCGGTCGCTGAAGAAGCTCGCCCTGGGCAAGGTCGGCGGCAAGATCGGCTCCGAAGGCCGCGTCCCGATCATCGAGGCCCTGCACGACATCACCCTGTCGCTCAAGCACGGCGACCGGGTCGGCCTGGTCGGACACAACGGCGCGGGCAAGTCCACGCTGCTGCGACTGCTCTCGGGCATCTACGAGCCGACCCGGGGCAGCGCCCGGATCTCCGGCAAGGTCGCGCCCGTGTTCGACCTCGGCGTCGGCATGGACCCGGAGATCTCCGGGTACGAGAACATCATGATCCGCGGGCTGTTCCTGGGCATGAGCCGCAAGGAGATGGAGAAGCGGGTCGACGACATCGCGGAGTTCACCGAACTCGGCGACTACCTGTCGATGCCGCTGCGCACCTACTCCACCGGCATGCGGGTCCGGCTCGCGCTCGGCGTCGTCACGTCGATCGACCCGGAGATCCTGCTGCTCGACGAGGGCATCGGCGCGGTCGACGCGGCGTTCATGGCCAAGGCGAGGGACCGGCTGAACGACCTCGTGAAGCGGTCGGGCATCCTGGTGTTCGCCAGCCACTCGGACGAGTTCCTGGTCGAGTTGTGCAACTCGGCGATCTGGATGGACGAGGGACGCGTCAAGATGTTCGGCGGGCTGCGCGAGGTGGTCACCACCTACAAGGGACGTGACCCCTACGAGCACTTGGACGCGGAGACGCTGGCCAGGATCGGGCAGACGCACGCACTGAGCGGGAACGGTGGCGAGTAG
- the glfT1 gene encoding galactofuranosyltransferase GlfT1: MSALPKGSVVGVVVTRHRRELLADSLKVLAAQTRPLDHLVVVDNGPDQPVEDLVEQCPIPTTYLVSHRNLGGAGGFALGMLHALALGAEWLWLADDDGRPADETVLAVLLEEADKRKLAAISPVVANIERPDKLAFPLRRGLTWKRDAADLGDDFLPGIASLFNGALFRASTLDVVGVPDYRLFFRGDEVEIHRRLVRSGVPFGTSLRVAYLHPDGSDEFKPMLGGRFHAQDPENPVKRYYTYRNRGYLLSQPGMRKLGLLEVFRFGLYFVGVRRDPKAFLEWLRLVRLGRRERFFRK; encoded by the coding sequence GTGAGCGCACTGCCGAAAGGCTCGGTCGTCGGTGTGGTGGTGACCCGGCACCGACGCGAGCTGCTCGCCGACTCGTTGAAGGTGCTGGCCGCCCAGACCAGGCCGCTCGACCACCTCGTGGTCGTGGACAACGGCCCCGACCAGCCGGTCGAGGACCTCGTCGAGCAGTGCCCGATCCCGACGACCTACCTGGTGTCGCACCGCAACCTCGGCGGCGCCGGCGGGTTCGCGCTCGGCATGCTGCACGCCCTGGCGCTGGGCGCGGAGTGGCTGTGGCTGGCCGACGACGACGGCCGGCCCGCCGACGAGACCGTGCTCGCCGTGCTGCTCGAAGAGGCGGACAAGCGCAAGCTGGCCGCCATCTCGCCGGTCGTGGCCAACATCGAGCGGCCGGACAAGCTCGCGTTCCCGTTGCGTCGCGGCCTGACGTGGAAGCGCGACGCCGCCGACCTCGGCGACGACTTCCTGCCCGGCATCGCGTCGCTGTTCAACGGCGCCCTGTTCCGCGCCTCGACGCTCGACGTCGTCGGCGTGCCGGACTACCGGCTGTTCTTCCGCGGCGACGAGGTGGAGATCCACCGCCGGCTGGTGCGCTCGGGCGTGCCGTTCGGCACGTCGCTGCGCGTGGCCTACCTGCACCCGGACGGCTCGGACGAGTTCAAGCCCATGCTCGGCGGCCGGTTCCACGCACAGGACCCGGAGAACCCGGTCAAGCGCTACTACACCTACCGCAACCGGGGCTACCTGCTGTCCCAGCCGGGCATGCGCAAGCTGGGCCTGCTGGAGGTGTTCCGGTTCGGCCTGTACTTCGTCGGGGTGCGCCGCGACCCCAAGGCGTTCCTGGAGTGGCTGCGCCTGGTCCGCCTCGGCCGCCGGGAGCGCTTCTTCCGGAAGTGA